From a region of the Gossypium raimondii isolate GPD5lz chromosome 10, ASM2569854v1, whole genome shotgun sequence genome:
- the LOC105774991 gene encoding protein PROTON GRADIENT REGULATION 5, chloroplastic → MAISISTTGFKGGLGSCFHSVAGEEYGMLAKSVPKHVGAGKGVRAQPMMKNVNEGKGLFAPVVVVTRQIVGKKRFSQLRGKAIALHSQVINEFCKSIGADTKQKQGLIRLAKKNGERLGFLA, encoded by the exons ATGGCTATTTCAATTTCGACAACAGGGTTTAAGGGAGGTTTAGGAAGTTGCTTCCATTCAGTAGCTGGCGAAGAATATGGCATGTTGGCTAAGTCAGTTCCAAAGCATGTTGGAGCTGGAAAGGGTGTTAGAGCACAGCCAATGATGAAGAACGTTAACGAAGGGAAAGGGTTGTTTGCTCCAGTTGTGGTGGTGACTCGCCAAATCGTTGGGAAGAAAAGGTTCAGTCAGCTTAGAGGAAAAGCAATTGCTTTGCACTCTCAG GTCATCAATGAATTCTGCAAATCGATAGGGGCTGATACGAAACAGAAGCAAGGATTGATTCGACTGGCCAAGAAGAATGGGGAAAGGCTTGGATTCCTTGCATGA
- the LOC105777696 gene encoding eukaryotic translation initiation factor, whose amino-acid sequence MASEAAEEANVPAAAAAEAPTTGTEKQPHKLERKWTFWFDNQSKPKQGAAWGSSLRKVYTFDTVEEFWCLYDQIFKPSKLPGNADFHLFKAGIEPKWEDPECANGGKWSVTSNRKANLENMWLESLMALIGEQFDEADEICGVVASVRQRQDKLALWTKTATNEAAQMGIGRKWKEIIDINDKITYSFHDDSRRERSAKGRYNV is encoded by the exons ATGGCAAGTGAGGCGGCGGAGGAAGCTAACGTCCCTGCAGCGGCTGCGGCGGAAGCACCCACAACAGGGACCGAGAAGCAACCACATAAGCTTGAAAGAAAGTGGACCTTTTGGTTTGATAACCAATCGAAGCCTAAACAAGGCGCTGCTTGGGGTTCCTCTTTACGCAAAGTTTACACTTTTGACACTGTAGAAGAATTTTGGTG TTTGTATGATCAAATATTCAAGCCTAGCAAGTTGCCTGGAAATGCTGATTTCCACTTGTTTAAGGCTGGAATTGAGCCCAAATGGGAAGATCCTGAGTGTGCTAATGGAGGAAAATGGTCTGTCACTAGCAACAGAAAGGCTAATCTTGAGAACATGTGGCTTGAAAGT TTGATGGCATTGATCGGGGAGCAATTTGATGAGGCAGATGAGATTTGTGGTGTAGTTGCCAGTGTTCGCCAAAGGCAGGACAAACTTGCATTGTGGACCAAGACTGCAACGAATGAGGCTGCTCAG ATGGGTATTGGAAGGAAGTGGAAGGAGATCATTGACatcaatgataaaattacatatagCTTCCAT GACGACTCTCGAAGGGAAAGATCAGCAAAAGGTCGATACAATGTTTGA